Proteins encoded within one genomic window of Bombina bombina isolate aBomBom1 chromosome 1, aBomBom1.pri, whole genome shotgun sequence:
- the COASY gene encoding bifunctional coenzyme A synthase, with the protein MSVFRSGVLVLTSPLSALSVRLTPILESAAKIVQDTLYVHLQPGLVLTGCAQPNSTYVPATSEVCSLISKLYSDADLHSNLDIRVLLTNIKNQSTNQHNLSSVQNLSHPPEVVLTDFQTSDGGQYNPAKQQLERYATNCYSCHPNLISVLLYPDYGLSDEGILPEYVDNIDIPLESFNDVVVGGTFDRLHNAHKILLSVCCLLAEKRLLIGVADKELLESKILKELIEPYNQRVENLSQFLVDVKPSLLYDIVPITDPYGPSITDPDLQCIVVSEETRKGGMSVNKRRQENGLCELFIHEIRLIEDPLHSENEEEKISSSSFRNRLLGTLLKPPSANPNIPARPYVIGLTGGSGSGKTSIAKRLEALGAALIDCDKMGHESYKPGGPAYQQVIQEFGSDILCADGRIDRKAIGSRVFADKEQLKRLTDIVWPAIAQLAREAIEEAAAQGISVCVLDAAVLLEAGWNDMVHEVWTTVIPEKEAVIRIMNRDGVSEDAAMKRLANQLSNSQRVEQSNVVLCTLWEPEVTQRQVQKAWDLLQERMNQKKNIPADNPVLISKF; encoded by the exons ATGTCTGTTTTTCGCTCTGGTGTTCTAGTGTTGACTTCTCCTCTCTCTGCCCTATCTGTGAGGTTGACACCCATATTGGAATCTGCTGCCAAAATTGTTCAGGACACATTGTATGTGCATCTACAACCAGGACTTGTTTTGACTGGATGCGCACAACCTAACTCTACCTATGTGCCTGCTACCTCTGAAGTCTGCAGCCTCATCTCCAAACTGTACTCTGATGCAGATTTGCACAGCAACCTAGATATCCGAGTACTTTTAACTAACATCAAAAACCAAAGTACCAATCAACACAATTTATCTTCAGTCCAGAATCTTTCACATCCTCCAGAAGTAGTACTCACTGACTTTCAAACTAGCGATGGTGGTCAGTATAACCCGGCAAAGCAACAACTGGAACGTTATGCTACCAACTGCTACAGTTGCCATCCTAACTTGATATCAGTTCTTCTTTATCCTGATTATGGACTTTCTGATGAAGGTATTCTTCCTGAATATGTAGACAATATTGACATACCTCTGGAGAGTTTTAATGATGTTGTGGTAGGAGGAACTTTTGATAGATTGCACAATGCTCACAAGATCCTACTAAGTGTGTGTTGTTTGCTGGCTGAGAAACGTCTCCTCATTGGTGTCGCTGACAAAGAACTGCTGGAAA GTAAGATCCTGAAGGAGCTGATAGAGCCATACAACCAACGAGTAGAGAACCTGTCCCAGTTCCTGGTGGATGTGAAGCCCTCACTACTGTATGACATTGTGCCCATCACAGACCCTTATGGTCCTTCAATCACAGATCCAGACCTGCAGTGTATCGTGGTTAGCGAGGAAACGCGAAAGGGAGGAATGTCTGTGAACAAGAGACGCCAAGAAAAT GGTCTTTGTGAACTTTTTATTCATGAGATCCGACTAATAGAAGATCCTTTGCACTCAGAGAATGAGGAGGAAAAGATCAGCTCATCGAGTTTCCGAAACCGGTTGCTAGGAACATTACTCAAGCCGCCATCA GCAAATCCCAACATCCCTGCACGTCCCTATGTGATTGGTCTGACAGGGGGCAGTGGCAGCGGGAAGACATCCATAGCAAAACGACTCGAGGCTTTAGGAGCGGCCCTTATAGACTGTGACAAAATGGGACATGAGAGTTATAAACCAGGAGGGCCGGCTTACCAGCAAGTGATTCAGGAGTTTGGATCAG ATATCCTTTGTGCAGATGGAAGAATTGATAGAAAAGCCATTGGGAGCAGAGTATTTGCAGACAAG GAGCAATTGAAGCGCCTAACGGATATTGTGTGGCCAGCTATAGCCCAGCTTGCCAGAGAAGCTATAGAAGAAGCGGCTGCTCAAG GAATTTCGGTGTGTGTGCTGGATGCAGCTGTTCTCCTGGAAGCTGGATGGAATGATATGGTCCATGAGGTGTGGACAACCGTTATACCTGAAAAAGAG GCTGTAATACGAATAATGAACAGAGATGGAGTCAGCGAAGATGCAGCTATGAAGAGGCTGGCTAACCAGTTATCCAACAGCCAACGTGTGGAACAGTCAAACGTGGTACTATgtactctgtgggaaccagaagtGACACAACGGCAG